One window of Mucilaginibacter inviolabilis genomic DNA carries:
- a CDS encoding AIR synthase related protein, with amino-acid sequence MVSSQRYDQRGVSASKDDVHNAIKNIDKGIFPQAFCKIVPDILTGDEEYCNIMHADGAGTKSSLAYTYWKETGDISVWRGIAQDAIIMNLDDLLCVGATDNILLSSTIGRNKNLIPGEVITAIINGTEEILSELRDAGIGIYSTGGETADVGDLVRTIIVDSTVTCRMKREDVISNHRIQPGDVIVGLASYGQANYEKEYNGGMGSNGLTSARHDVFNKTIADKYPESYDAAIPYELIFSGSKNLTDKIDIGNNQSVTAGKLVLSATRTYAPIIKKMLDAYRSQIHGMVHCSGGAQTKVLHFIENLHIIKDNLFPVPPLFKLIQEESKTSWQEMYKVFNMGHRMELYVPQEIAAELISISQSFGVDAQIIGRVEKADTKKVTVTSEFGVFEY; translated from the coding sequence ATGGTTTCTTCACAACGTTATGATCAACGTGGCGTATCTGCCTCTAAGGATGATGTACACAATGCAATAAAAAATATCGACAAAGGTATTTTCCCTCAAGCTTTCTGCAAAATTGTACCCGATATATTAACCGGCGATGAGGAATATTGCAATATTATGCATGCCGATGGTGCAGGTACCAAATCATCATTAGCTTATACTTATTGGAAAGAAACCGGCGACATTTCGGTATGGCGCGGCATAGCCCAGGATGCTATCATCATGAATCTTGACGATCTGCTTTGCGTGGGCGCTACGGATAATATCCTGCTGTCATCAACCATCGGCCGTAACAAAAATCTGATCCCCGGAGAAGTGATTACCGCCATTATCAACGGTACTGAAGAAATATTGAGCGAGCTGCGTGATGCAGGAATCGGCATCTACTCTACCGGTGGCGAAACCGCCGATGTGGGCGACCTGGTGCGTACCATCATTGTCGACTCGACCGTTACCTGTCGCATGAAACGCGAGGATGTAATATCCAATCACCGCATCCAGCCGGGTGATGTGATTGTGGGCTTAGCCTCGTACGGACAAGCTAATTACGAAAAAGAATATAACGGCGGCATGGGCTCCAATGGACTGACATCTGCCCGTCATGATGTATTTAACAAAACCATAGCTGATAAATATCCGGAAAGCTATGATGCTGCCATTCCTTATGAGCTGATCTTCAGTGGCAGCAAAAACCTGACTGATAAAATTGACATAGGCAACAACCAATCGGTAACAGCTGGTAAACTGGTATTGAGTGCTACCCGTACCTACGCTCCTATTATCAAAAAAATGCTCGATGCTTACCGTAGTCAGATACATGGCATGGTACATTGCAGTGGTGGCGCACAAACCAAGGTGCTACACTTTATTGAGAATCTACATATTATTAAGGATAACCTTTTCCCCGTTCCACCGCTATTTAAGCTCATCCAGGAAGAATCAAAAACCAGCTGGCAAGAAATGTACAAGGTTTTCAATATGGGTCACCGCATGGAGCTTTATGTGCCCCAGGAAATCGCTGCAGAGCTGATATCCATATCTCAAAGTTTTGGTGTTGACGCGCAAATTATCGGTCGCGTTGAAAAAGCTGATACTAAAAAAGTAACGGTAACATCAGAATTTGGGGTATTTGAGTATTAA
- a CDS encoding DUF4468 domain-containing protein encodes MKNILIVFACVLLAKSASAQKDSLAFDENDKYIYYQTVTQEGLSADTLYSRGFYFFKSAYPKDKLKLSTTDKAQGVLVGSSGFLVSKKSFVTTHEDGEITYTLRVEVKDNKYRYWFTDFVYVPYQRNRYNVYEPVPGVTIPMEKAKDKLDKRDVTEFLNRILQNSRKVGGVLRSYMLKISALPKEQKKINKISTKEW; translated from the coding sequence ATGAAGAATATACTGATAGTGTTTGCTTGTGTGTTGTTGGCGAAAAGTGCTTCGGCTCAAAAAGATTCGCTGGCTTTTGATGAAAATGATAAGTATATCTATTATCAAACGGTTACCCAGGAAGGCCTGAGCGCCGATACTTTGTATAGCAGGGGGTTCTATTTTTTTAAGTCGGCCTATCCTAAAGATAAACTAAAGCTATCAACTACCGATAAAGCGCAGGGTGTGCTGGTAGGCAGCAGTGGTTTCCTGGTGTCGAAAAAATCATTTGTAACTACTCATGAAGATGGCGAGATAACCTATACGTTGCGGGTGGAGGTAAAGGATAATAAATATCGCTATTGGTTTACCGATTTTGTATATGTGCCCTATCAGCGCAATCGTTACAATGTGTATGAGCCTGTGCCGGGCGTTACCATCCCCATGGAAAAAGCCAAAGACAAGCTGGATAAGCGTGATGTTACGGAGTTTTTGAACCGTATATTGCAGAATAGTCGCAAAGTAGGTGGGGTATTAAGGTCATATATGCTCAAAATATCGGCTTTGCCCAAAGAGCAGAAAAAAATCAATAAAATATCGACGAAGGAGTGGTAG
- a CDS encoding ammonium transporter: protein MKVSSTKHNLLSAVRQLSREKWALGATILTGKMIGLGLVLVAMISLPGLLGSSAHAADTYTAHETALINTVNTVWTLVAAFLVFGMQAGFVMLEAGFARKRETVNVLMECIFDTCLCGLLFYAIGYAFMFGNGNGFIGWGGLGADGKTITNWFFLQNTPATYGATGIPLLAHWIFQYAFADTCSTIVSGAMIGRTSFRGDILYSIGITGFIYPIIGHWAWGPDGFLATMGATGGFLPTLGQPFRDFAGSTVVHTIGGVASLAGAMVLGPRLGRIFARDDKEKGGLPAGHNLLVAAVGGFILWFGWYGFNPGSTLSAMDMQGIGRVAANTTLAACAGGFAAMLAALWWGPTKGKFDLAFTINGFLGGLVAITCPCYWVSPFGAILLGAVAGFVIFAGVYIIEWFRIDDPVGAVSVHGLCGIWGTLSLGLFASGQFGATGPTGADNSAPVTGLLYGGGFGVLKAQAIGSFAITAAVFVVTFVMMFIINKLPNPWKLRIEEHGEAGLGGIDVFDHGIEVYPQQEEEISLSGLFDKGVKSTTEV from the coding sequence ATGAAAGTAAGTTCAACAAAACACAACCTCCTGAGTGCAGTCCGACAACTGTCACGTGAAAAATGGGCGCTGGGAGCCACCATTTTAACAGGAAAAATGATTGGTTTAGGGCTGGTATTGGTGGCCATGATCAGTTTGCCTGGCTTATTAGGCTCATCTGCTCACGCTGCCGACACTTATACCGCTCATGAAACAGCACTCATCAATACCGTTAATACGGTGTGGACATTGGTTGCTGCCTTTTTGGTTTTTGGTATGCAGGCAGGTTTTGTGATGCTTGAGGCTGGCTTTGCCCGTAAAAGAGAAACGGTTAACGTTTTAATGGAGTGTATTTTTGATACATGCCTGTGCGGGTTATTGTTTTATGCAATAGGTTACGCCTTTATGTTTGGTAACGGTAATGGCTTTATTGGCTGGGGTGGTTTAGGCGCCGATGGCAAAACCATTACTAATTGGTTCTTTTTACAAAATACTCCGGCTACTTATGGTGCAACCGGTATCCCGCTTTTGGCTCACTGGATATTTCAGTATGCTTTTGCTGATACCTGTTCAACTATTGTATCTGGTGCCATGATTGGTCGTACAAGTTTCCGTGGCGATATTTTATACAGTATAGGTATTACAGGTTTTATTTACCCAATAATTGGTCACTGGGCCTGGGGTCCGGATGGTTTCCTGGCTACCATGGGAGCTACAGGTGGTTTCCTGCCAACATTAGGTCAGCCTTTTCGTGATTTTGCCGGTTCAACCGTGGTACATACTATTGGTGGTGTGGCGTCATTGGCCGGTGCTATGGTGTTAGGCCCACGTTTAGGAAGGATTTTCGCCCGCGACGATAAAGAAAAAGGCGGATTACCTGCCGGTCATAACTTATTGGTTGCTGCAGTAGGTGGTTTTATATTATGGTTTGGCTGGTATGGCTTTAACCCGGGATCAACCCTGTCTGCAATGGATATGCAGGGTATTGGTCGCGTGGCTGCTAATACTACTCTTGCTGCTTGCGCCGGTGGTTTTGCCGCTATGCTGGCTGCCCTTTGGTGGGGCCCGACAAAAGGCAAGTTCGATCTGGCCTTTACCATCAATGGCTTTTTAGGTGGTTTGGTTGCTATTACCTGCCCATGCTACTGGGTTAGTCCCTTTGGTGCTATCTTATTAGGTGCGGTTGCCGGCTTCGTGATATTTGCAGGTGTTTATATTATTGAGTGGTTCCGTATCGACGATCCGGTTGGCGCAGTTTCTGTTCACGGTCTTTGCGGTATCTGGGGTACTTTATCATTAGGCTTATTCGCATCAGGTCAGTTTGGTGCTACAGGCCCAACAGGAGCCGATAATTCAGCACCGGTAACCGGTTTATTATATGGTGGTGGTTTTGGTGTATTGAAAGCTCAGGCCATCGGTAGCTTTGCTATTACTGCAGCTGTGTTTGTAGTAACCTTTGTTATGATGTTTATCATCAATAAACTACCAAATCCATGGAAACTACGTATCGAAGAACATGGCGAAGCAGGTTTAGGCGGTATCGATGTGTTTGATCACGGTATCGAGGTTTACCCTCAACAAGAAGAAGAGATCAGTTTAAGCGGTCTTTTTGACAAAGGGGTTAAATCGACTACCGAAGTTTAG
- a CDS encoding glutamine synthetase III family protein, translating into MSNIRFKALQDVLSRTIPEVKAPSSKISDYFGANVFDKKKMKEYLSTEAYQGIINSIEKGEPIPRDLAEQIAAAMKSWALGKGATHYTHWFQPLTGTTAEKHDAFFEPTADGGAIERFSGDALSQQEPDASSFPSGGIRNTFEARGYTAWDPSSPAFLMARTLCIPTVFVSYTGEALDYKVPLLKALSVLDKAAVDVCHYFDKGIEKVNASLGIEQEYFLVDIALFNARPDLYLTGRTLFGHISAKNQQLEDHYFGSIPERVYAYMQDMEAEALLLGIPLKTRHNEVAPSQFECAPIYEEINLAIDHNQLLMDLMDRVARRHNFKVLLHEKPYAGINGSGKHNNWSLITNTGKNLLSPGKTPKNNLMFLTFFVNTIKAVYEHADLLRASIASVNNDHRLGANEAPPAIISIFLGSQLNDVLDEIETSRISKKIKEDNLLWQGIPKIPQILPDNTDRNRTSPFAFTGNKFELRAVGSSANSASPMTVLNLIVADQLKKFKFDVDKLIKKGEKKDVALLMVIKKYIKESKSIRFEGNGYSDAWEKEAEVRGLSNIKTTPKALDAMLSEKTDILFAETGIFTPREAHARHEILLDAFYKKLQIEARVIGELVLNVIIPSAIAYQSKLIENVKGLKDLGLSNDTYAAQLDIITKISEHVNFIKSNVEQMVNERKKANVIEDIRQRAIDYDEKVKSFFQPIRYHVDKLEQLIDDTLWPLPKFRELLFIK; encoded by the coding sequence ATGTCTAACATCCGATTTAAAGCACTACAGGACGTTCTGAGCAGAACCATCCCGGAAGTGAAAGCTCCTTCTTCAAAAATTTCAGATTACTTTGGCGCCAACGTTTTCGATAAAAAGAAAATGAAGGAATATCTTTCTACAGAAGCTTACCAGGGTATCATTAACTCTATTGAAAAAGGAGAACCAATTCCGCGCGACCTGGCCGAGCAAATTGCTGCCGCCATGAAATCATGGGCATTGGGTAAAGGAGCAACACATTACACACACTGGTTTCAGCCCCTTACCGGTACCACTGCCGAAAAACACGATGCTTTTTTTGAACCTACCGCTGACGGTGGCGCTATTGAGCGTTTTTCGGGCGATGCCTTATCACAGCAAGAGCCGGATGCATCGAGCTTTCCTAGCGGCGGTATCCGCAATACATTCGAGGCCCGTGGTTATACCGCCTGGGATCCGTCATCACCTGCATTTTTGATGGCCCGTACCTTATGTATACCCACCGTATTTGTATCCTACACCGGCGAAGCCCTGGACTATAAAGTACCTTTATTAAAAGCGCTGAGCGTTTTAGATAAGGCCGCAGTTGATGTTTGCCATTATTTTGATAAGGGTATTGAAAAAGTAAATGCTTCATTAGGTATCGAACAGGAGTATTTCCTGGTTGATATTGCCTTATTTAATGCACGTCCAGATCTGTATTTAACCGGGCGTACATTGTTTGGCCATATATCGGCCAAAAACCAGCAGTTAGAAGATCACTATTTCGGGTCGATCCCGGAACGTGTATATGCTTATATGCAGGATATGGAAGCCGAGGCCTTATTATTAGGTATACCTTTAAAAACACGTCATAATGAGGTTGCGCCATCACAATTTGAGTGTGCACCTATTTATGAAGAAATAAACCTGGCCATTGATCACAATCAATTGCTAATGGACCTGATGGACCGTGTTGCCCGTCGTCATAACTTTAAAGTTCTGCTGCATGAAAAACCTTATGCCGGCATCAATGGCTCAGGCAAGCACAATAACTGGTCGTTGATCACCAACACAGGTAAAAATTTGTTGTCGCCAGGCAAAACGCCTAAGAATAACCTCATGTTCCTTACCTTCTTTGTCAATACCATCAAAGCGGTTTATGAACATGCCGATCTGTTAAGGGCATCTATCGCTTCGGTAAATAATGATCACCGTCTGGGTGCCAACGAGGCTCCACCGGCTATTATCTCTATTTTCCTGGGCAGCCAGTTGAATGATGTATTGGATGAAATAGAAACTTCAAGGATCAGCAAAAAGATCAAAGAAGATAACCTGCTATGGCAAGGCATCCCGAAGATTCCGCAGATATTGCCCGATAACACCGACCGTAACCGCACCTCGCCTTTTGCCTTTACCGGTAACAAGTTTGAGTTACGCGCCGTTGGTTCATCAGCAAACTCTGCCAGCCCGATGACGGTGCTGAACCTGATCGTTGCTGACCAGCTTAAAAAGTTCAAGTTTGACGTAGATAAGCTGATCAAAAAAGGTGAGAAAAAAGATGTGGCCCTGTTAATGGTGATCAAAAAATATATTAAAGAGTCGAAAAGCATCCGCTTTGAGGGTAATGGCTATAGTGATGCCTGGGAAAAAGAAGCAGAGGTAAGAGGTTTATCCAACATCAAAACCACGCCAAAAGCGCTGGATGCTATGTTATCTGAAAAAACCGATATCCTTTTTGCAGAAACCGGCATATTTACTCCGCGCGAAGCGCATGCCCGTCATGAAATTTTACTGGATGCCTTTTATAAGAAACTACAGATCGAGGCACGTGTTATTGGCGAGCTGGTACTGAATGTGATCATTCCATCGGCTATTGCCTACCAATCCAAACTCATCGAAAACGTAAAGGGCCTCAAAGACCTTGGTTTAAGCAACGACACTTACGCCGCCCAACTGGATATTATTACTAAAATATCTGAACATGTGAACTTTATTAAATCCAACGTGGAGCAAATGGTTAATGAGCGCAAAAAAGCCAATGTGATTGAAGACATACGCCAACGCGCCATTGATTATGACGAAAAGGTAAAATCATTCTTCCAACCGATACGTTACCATGTAGATAAACTGGAGCAGCTAATAGATGACACCTTGTGGCCACTGCCAAAATTTAGGGAGTTGCTGTTTATTAAATAA
- a CDS encoding sterol desaturase family protein: MLRFLSAQSSFNLWVIFLAENLLVTVLALLFGWLVLQFNRKPIKAASRKEVFICILTNVINTVITYAGFWLWKHGYILLSYTLSWRILFDFVTLFILMDLAMFLFHYAIHRSVLYKAIHRFHHHYADPIPIDLFVLHPLETVGFGSLWLVMLLLFNFNFYAVFIYLMANVFFGIMGHLGIEPIPQSIRKVTPFKYLGTSSFHHQHHLNINHNFGFYTNIWDKLFGTYKG, encoded by the coding sequence ATGCTCAGGTTCTTGTCGGCACAATCATCTTTTAATCTTTGGGTGATATTTTTGGCCGAGAATCTACTCGTCACTGTACTAGCGTTGCTATTCGGCTGGTTGGTGCTTCAATTTAATCGCAAGCCCATCAAAGCAGCTTCCCGCAAGGAGGTATTCATCTGTATTTTAACCAACGTAATAAATACTGTGATAACCTATGCCGGCTTTTGGCTTTGGAAACATGGTTATATCCTGTTAAGCTATACCTTATCCTGGCGTATCCTCTTTGACTTTGTAACGCTTTTTATACTGATGGACCTGGCCATGTTCCTGTTCCATTACGCTATACACCGTTCTGTATTGTATAAAGCTATCCACCGGTTCCATCATCATTATGCCGATCCTATCCCTATTGATTTGTTTGTACTGCACCCGTTGGAAACAGTAGGTTTTGGCTCATTATGGCTCGTGATGCTCCTGCTATTCAACTTTAATTTTTACGCCGTTTTTATTTACCTGATGGCTAATGTATTCTTTGGCATTATGGGACATTTAGGCATAGAACCTATTCCTCAAAGCATCCGGAAGGTTACTCCCTTTAAGTACCTGGGAACGTCGTCTTTTCATCATCAGCATCATTTAAATATCAATCACAATTTTGGCTTTTATACCAACATTTGGGATAAACTTTTCGGAACTTATAAAGGGTGA
- a CDS encoding porin: protein MKKTALLLCFFSIAAFTVKAQDTTKTATADPPLTITGSVDAYYKYDFSKHANIPTSFASDQNSVSIGMVDLGLKKKVGKASFVGELSFGPRNDQSIPNPNYHIQNLYVSYDVTNQFNLTAGYMATFVGYEVIAPSGNYNYSTSYLFTNGPFQNAGLKATYAFSDKVSLMAGIFNNYWNAYSSYRTVGATTTTSGDVSTFGAQLVVTPVKGWTAYLNLLTGSYSGTEFDLTTAYQITDAFKLGLNGATFSAPHDGGGFSGVALYPQLAVSKIVSFGLRGEYFKVKNDGGDVKAITVTSNIKAGPLTLIPEVRFDNKSDKFYAPFVNSSGVSTNKASQFVLAAVYAF from the coding sequence ATGAAAAAAACAGCTTTACTTTTATGTTTCTTTTCTATCGCGGCTTTTACAGTGAAAGCACAAGACACCACAAAAACGGCAACGGCAGATCCGCCATTGACCATAACCGGGTCTGTTGATGCTTATTATAAGTATGATTTTTCTAAACATGCCAATATACCAACCAGCTTCGCATCTGATCAGAATTCGGTTTCGATAGGTATGGTTGATCTCGGGTTGAAGAAAAAAGTAGGCAAAGCTTCGTTTGTGGGCGAATTGTCTTTTGGTCCGCGAAATGATCAGTCAATCCCAAACCCTAATTACCATATTCAAAACCTGTATGTTTCATATGATGTTACCAATCAGTTTAATTTAACAGCGGGTTATATGGCCACATTTGTTGGGTATGAAGTAATAGCGCCATCAGGTAACTATAACTATTCCACTTCGTATCTGTTTACCAATGGTCCGTTCCAAAATGCAGGTTTAAAAGCCACTTATGCTTTTTCTGATAAAGTAAGTTTAATGGCTGGTATTTTTAATAACTACTGGAATGCTTACTCATCATACAGAACCGTAGGGGCTACTACTACAACATCGGGCGATGTATCAACTTTTGGCGCTCAATTGGTGGTAACCCCGGTTAAAGGCTGGACGGCTTACCTGAACTTGTTAACCGGTTCTTATTCCGGAACAGAGTTTGATTTAACCACAGCTTACCAAATAACTGATGCCTTTAAATTAGGATTAAACGGTGCTACTTTCTCTGCTCCACATGATGGTGGCGGCTTTAGTGGTGTGGCCTTGTATCCTCAGTTAGCGGTATCAAAAATTGTAAGCTTTGGTTTAAGAGGGGAGTACTTTAAAGTGAAAAATGATGGCGGTGATGTAAAAGCGATCACCGTAACTTCAAATATCAAGGCTGGCCCGCTAACGCTGATACCTGAGGTGAGGTTTGACAACAAGAGCGATAAATTCTACGCGCCTTTTGTTAACAGCAGCGGTGTATCAACAAACAAGGCTTCGCAGTTTGTGTTAGCAGCGGTTTACGCGTTCTAA
- a CDS encoding TonB-dependent receptor — translation MRKPLLLLLLLAGFMFLNRNAFAQGVTTANINGIITDAKGAIPGATVTITHVPTGTVYSTVSRADGRYNIPNLRVGGPYTYKVSFVGYKNFVQEGITLSIGQDQKINTKLEDNLTSLKEVVVTGSQGKVINSSRTGARETISRQQIENLPTIARSLQDFTKLTPSANGLAFGGRASTYNNITVDGALFNNSFGLSGTLGGQASSQPISLDAIDQIQVDIAPYDVRQGNFTGAGVNTVVKSGTNQVKGTVYYYGRGTKLTGYHAGTTNVPITPFDYHTDGVAVGGPIIKNKLFLFVSGEQERISQPPASVYVAGRPGLSGANVSNVQASTLDAIKAKLASYGYDPGAYENYVYRTSSNKLTAKLDWNIDKNNTLSAKYFYLKSFKDQPASNSGITNAGIGYGTTRTPGINTLPFYGSGYTINNNFNIGIVELNTRISNSMSNKLTVGYSALRDYRNFLGNGTLPMVDIGNGASDANGVVTSPANATATSFGSELYTAGNVLNTNIWQFADDFTIYSGKHEFTIGTSNQIQSYTNGFAPDYNGLYTYNSASDFINGLPAQAYTLRYSAVGSGFPFAKIKASIYSVYVQDKYHVTDNFRLTYGLRADYNVFPTSLAPNANAAALTFQGGTHVDVSKLPKNRVQLSPRVGFNWDVNGDGSTQVRGGSGLFTGPVPFVWISNQASNNGLLFGANTIVNGAKGNTPAQNQQLIFNPNVNANRPAAGAASTSYELDVADPNLKYPKIWRTNLAVDQKLPGGIIGTIEGAYTKDIRAIYHQNLVLSDGYTTLPGVEGQIQYDSKNTTPAAAAATAQNPSITGLYYMKNTSKGFSYFVTGQLQKSFTNGFAASVAYTYTKSKDVNDGGSTAATIWNTRYVAGNPNADNLSNSSYVQPNRIIATVSYRKEYAKNLATTVGLVFEASNNGSISYLTANDPNGDGATNDLMYIPKNQSDLILVAAPKAANGQVDTRTPAQIWTQLNNFINQDPYLSQHRGQYAQRNGTILPTYKRVDLHFAQDFFVKAGKTKNTIEVTFDVINFTNLLNRNWGNYQVSAISGNNFGAASVLRYMGKDATTGRATYSFPYLDANNQIPVTNSYKTDFSQFSRFQAQLGVRYIFN, via the coding sequence ATGAGGAAGCCTTTACTTCTTTTATTATTATTGGCTGGTTTTATGTTCCTTAACAGGAATGCCTTTGCACAAGGTGTTACAACCGCCAATATAAACGGTATCATTACTGATGCCAAGGGTGCCATTCCGGGCGCTACCGTAACCATTACCCACGTGCCAACTGGTACTGTATACTCTACAGTAAGCCGCGCAGATGGCCGTTACAACATTCCAAACTTAAGAGTAGGTGGGCCGTACACCTATAAAGTAAGTTTTGTTGGGTACAAAAATTTTGTTCAGGAAGGTATCACGCTTTCAATTGGTCAGGATCAAAAGATCAATACCAAACTTGAGGATAATTTAACCTCTTTAAAAGAGGTAGTAGTTACTGGTTCACAAGGTAAAGTGATCAACTCATCACGTACCGGCGCGCGCGAAACCATTAGCCGTCAGCAAATTGAAAACCTGCCTACTATTGCCCGTTCATTACAGGATTTTACCAAGTTAACACCTTCTGCTAATGGTTTAGCTTTTGGTGGTCGTGCAAGTACTTATAACAACATTACTGTTGATGGTGCTTTGTTCAACAACTCTTTTGGTTTATCAGGTACTTTGGGGGGCCAGGCCAGTTCACAACCAATATCATTAGATGCGATCGATCAGATCCAGGTTGATATTGCTCCTTATGACGTACGTCAGGGTAACTTTACCGGCGCTGGTGTTAACACTGTAGTAAAGTCAGGTACCAACCAGGTAAAAGGTACAGTTTATTATTATGGTCGTGGTACCAAATTAACCGGTTACCATGCAGGTACAACCAATGTGCCAATCACTCCGTTTGATTATCATACAGATGGTGTTGCCGTAGGTGGTCCGATCATCAAAAATAAATTGTTCTTGTTTGTATCCGGTGAGCAGGAAAGAATCAGCCAGCCACCTGCAAGCGTTTATGTTGCCGGTCGTCCGGGCTTAAGTGGTGCAAACGTTTCAAACGTTCAGGCCAGCACTTTAGATGCTATTAAAGCCAAATTAGCCAGCTATGGTTATGATCCGGGAGCTTATGAAAACTATGTTTACAGAACTTCAAGCAATAAATTAACCGCTAAATTAGACTGGAACATTGATAAAAATAATACTTTAAGTGCGAAATATTTCTACTTAAAATCATTTAAAGATCAGCCAGCCAGTAACTCAGGTATCACCAATGCTGGTATAGGTTATGGTACAACCCGTACGCCGGGAATTAATACCCTGCCTTTCTACGGTTCAGGCTACACCATTAATAATAATTTCAATATTGGTATAGTAGAGTTAAATACCCGTATCAGCAACTCTATGTCGAACAAACTTACTGTAGGTTATTCGGCATTAAGAGATTATCGTAATTTCCTGGGGAATGGTACATTACCAATGGTTGATATCGGCAACGGCGCTTCTGATGCTAATGGTGTAGTTACTTCCCCGGCAAATGCCACAGCAACCAGTTTTGGTTCTGAGCTTTATACTGCTGGTAACGTATTAAATACCAATATATGGCAGTTTGCTGATGACTTTACCATTTATTCAGGTAAGCATGAGTTCACTATTGGTACCAGCAACCAGATCCAAAGCTACACTAACGGCTTTGCTCCGGATTACAATGGTTTATATACTTATAATTCAGCTTCTGATTTTATCAATGGATTACCGGCTCAGGCTTACACCTTACGTTATTCAGCGGTAGGCAGCGGGTTCCCGTTTGCTAAAATCAAAGCATCTATCTATAGCGTATATGTACAGGATAAATACCATGTTACCGATAACTTTAGGTTAACCTATGGTTTAAGGGCCGATTATAACGTATTCCCAACTTCACTAGCCCCTAACGCTAATGCGGCTGCGCTTACTTTCCAGGGTGGTACACATGTTGATGTATCTAAATTGCCAAAAAACAGAGTGCAACTTTCACCTCGTGTAGGCTTTAACTGGGATGTAAATGGCGATGGCTCTACCCAGGTACGTGGTGGTTCTGGTTTATTTACCGGTCCGGTGCCATTTGTATGGATATCTAACCAGGCTTCAAACAACGGATTATTATTTGGTGCAAATACTATTGTAAATGGTGCTAAAGGAAATACTCCGGCACAAAACCAACAATTAATATTTAACCCAAATGTTAATGCAAACCGCCCTGCTGCAGGTGCTGCCAGTACATCTTATGAACTAGATGTGGCTGATCCGAACCTGAAATATCCAAAAATCTGGAGAACAAACTTGGCTGTTGACCAAAAATTGCCTGGCGGTATCATCGGTACTATCGAAGGTGCTTACACCAAAGATATCCGTGCTATCTATCACCAGAACTTAGTATTGTCTGATGGCTATACCACACTTCCGGGTGTTGAAGGTCAAATACAGTATGATTCTAAAAACACTACACCAGCAGCAGCAGCGGCAACCGCTCAAAACCCATCAATTACCGGTTTGTATTATATGAAAAACACCAGCAAAGGTTTCTCATACTTTGTTACCGGTCAGTTACAAAAAAGCTTTACCAATGGTTTTGCTGCCAGTGTAGCTTACACTTACACCAAATCAAAAGATGTTAACGACGGTGGTTCAACTGCTGCAACCATTTGGAATACCCGCTATGTTGCAGGTAACCCAAATGCAGATAACCTGTCGAACAGTTCATATGTACAGCCAAACCGTATCATTGCAACCGTATCATACCGTAAAGAGTACGCTAAAAACTTAGCTACTACTGTTGGTTTAGTATTTGAAGCATCAAACAATGGTTCTATATCATACCTTACTGCCAATGACCCTAACGGTGATGGTGCTACGAATGATTTGATGTATATTCCTAAAAATCAAAGTGATCTTATCCTGGTTGCAGCTCCTAAGGCAGCAAATGGTCAGGTTGATACACGTACACCAGCCCAAATCTGGACTCAGTTAAACAACTTTATCAATCAGGATCCATACCTGAGCCAGCACAGAGGTCAGTATGCTCAAAGAAACGGTACTATATTGCCTACTTATAAAAGAGTTGACTTGCACTTTGCACAAGACTTTTTTGTAAAAGCAGGCAAAACCAAAAATACCATTGAAGTTACTTTTGATGTAATTAACTTCACTAACTTATTGAACCGTAACTGGGGTAACTACCAGGTATCAGCAATAAGCGGTAACAATTTTGGTGCAGCAAGCGTGTTAAGGTATATGGGTAAAGATGCCACTACAGGCAGAGCTACTTACTCATTCCCTTATCTGGATGCTAATAACCAGATACCTGTTACTAACTCATACAAAACAGATTTCAGCCAGTTCTCACGTTTCCAGGCTCAGCTAGGTGTTAGATATATATTTAACTAA